TATCGATGTTCATCGGTGGTGGGTTTTTAATCGCGGCAGATATCTGCGCCCGTCTCGCACTTGCACCCATGGAGTTGCCCCTCGGGGTCATAACCGCACTCGTTGGCGCTCCGATCTTTGCCTATTTACTCATAAGGCAACAACGTGTGTATGGAGGATAATAATGCTAAAAGCAAAACATATGACGGGGGGTTACGGACCCTGGGCCGTCGTTCAGGACGTTTCGTTTGGAATTAACGAAGGGGAGATGCTCGGGATTATTGGCCCGAACGGAAGCGGAAAATCAACGTTACTGCAACTTTGTGCCGGTGCTTTGCCATTAATGGGCGGGGAGGTGTGGCTTCGCGGGCATCGTTTGCATACTTACAAAGACAAGGAACGGGCGCGGCTGTTAGCTGTTGTAACACAGCAGGCCTATGTTTATTTTTCATACACGGTGCGAGAATTTGTGAGTTTAGGCCGTTATCCGCACACACGCCGGTGGTTATCTGTTTTTAATGATACGGATGAAGTAGCGATCGCGCAGGCCATGGCTGAGATGGATGTCGATCTTTACCGAAATCAATCGCTACATACTTTGAGCGACGGTGAACGTCAGCGCGTCTATCTTGCTCGGGCACTTGCCCAGCGTCCGGCAGTGATTTTATTGGATGAGCCGACGAATCATTTGGATATAGCCTATCAAATGAAATTTATGGATGCCTTAAAAAAATGGAGCGATACGAAAGGCGGTGCTGTTGGGATCGTCTTTCATGATCTGAATTTGGCCTCTCTCTATTGCGATCGGGTTCTTCTTTTGGGGGAAGGGGAGCTTAAGGCTTGGGGCGAACCGGGAGAGGTGTTGTCGGCTGAACGCATCCAAGTGCATTATGGGGCTCAAGTAAGCAACGTCAAACATCCGGCTATGCCAAAACAACAACTATTGCTCTCCCCCGGCATTCCGATGGGAAAGCAGGCCGGCGGAAATCCTCAAGTTTGGGTCGAGGGCATTGAGGCCATTATCGACCTCCCAACACTTTTTCACGTGTTTTCCAGTCAAACCTTGACGCCTACATGGAAAAAACAAATAAAAGTTTCTCTTCCAAGTGAAGGTCTCGATACCAAAGCTTCCGGTCCTTTTATAATGGATCGTTCCTTTGATTGGCAGCCGGTAGCAGGTATGAGGCTTAAAAAGGTTGAAGATATTAATGGGGAGAAAATCATCGTGGGAGTAACGCTACATGCGAATCGGAATGTAGACGTTCTTGCCATTTTGTTTTCCAACCTCCGGGATAAAGCCTTGGCTAATTTACTGATGGGGCTCACAAAACAATTGGCTGTTTTTTTACATTCGGAGCTCGAACTGGGAGCTTTAACAATTGGCAGTCTTCCACAAGGAGAGGCATATAAAACGGAGAAAGCTCATCAATTTATAAGTGCCGAACTGCAGAAGCTGTTACGGGAGGTTGATTCAGGAAAATGATGAGTGATGAAATATACCGAGGCAGCGAGTGGTTGCGGGGAAGCATGTCCCCAATTCATTTCTGCTTCGGCAACTCCCCAGGTCGGGGCTATCTTATCAGCCATTTAGTCGCCATCTCGTCGGTGGTGTCGCCAAAAACTGGAGAAATGCTTAAAATTAGTCGCCACCGAACGGCGCCCGCTACCAGTAGGAAAAACACCGCTCATACATACGTTGACTGACAAAAGACCATATGAGAGAAAGCGTTCGAATCATTGGATCGTCATAAAAACCCCTTTGCCTTTAAACGGCAAGTTGTTGACGTTCTAAATGCTTGCTTTGTGACATAGGTTTAAAATGGTGAGGATGGAAAGTGAGGGTGCACGCTGAATGATCCTTGACTATGCAAAACGTATCGCCGTTGTTTTCCTATTTTCATTCGTTTTATTTCTAATCATGAATGGACTAACCATTGCTATCTCAGGTTTTGAAGCCAGTGGGGCGGTCGCCGGTCCGGTCATGCATGATGCATTAGTGCTTATGGTGAATAATGGTTACAGGATTTAAAAAATTGCGCATCATACGGCCAAATAAAGCTTCCGGCCCCCCCGAACTAGCCCGCATAACCGCATCAAGCACCCCAATAGAAAAAGTCCGCAAAGGCGCATCACACGAACAGCAAAGTATTTTTTCACGCAAAACATATCCGAAAGGGACGGCGATAAATGAACGTGGGCACTCACGACTAAAAAAGCCGCCTCTAACGGGCGGCTTACTCTACTTATGAAACTCAATCGCGTCGGCAGCGTGAATTTCTTCGACGGCAGTGAGGTCATTGATAACCGAATCGGAAACTTCCTTGTCTACGGCAAGCATCATGATGGCCTCTCCCCCCTCTTCTTTTCTCCCCACTTGCATTTTTGCGATATTCACGTCGTGGCGACCAAGCAATTGTCCCATTTTGCCAATGACACCCGGCTGGTCGCTGTGGCGAATATAGATCAAATGGCCGGTTGGAATCAAGTCCACGTTAAATTCATTGATTTTTATGATACGGGGACCGTAGGCATCGATATACGTTCCTTGTACGATGAAATCACCATTATCTCCGCTTATATGGGCTTCAACGAGATTCGCATACCCATAAGATTCGGATGTATGAGCCTGGCTATAGGTAATGCCCCGTTCTTCTGCAATGACACCGGCATTAACGACATTTACCGGGGCAGCGATCCGCGGAGACAGAAATCCGGCCATGAAGCTACGGGAGAGGACAGTTGTCTCTTCATGGGCGATCGCTCCGCTAAAGGAAACATCGATATGCTGGACGGCCGATTTGACACATTGGCTGACAAAATAGCCCATTGTACTCGTCAACTCATAATACGGGCGGATTTTTTCATATAGTTCTTCCGATATCGCCGGCAAATTAATGGAGTGGGGCGCAGGTGCGCCGTTTAACACTTGGATCACTTCCTCGGCCACCTGAACGGCCACGCTTTCTTGCGCTTCCAATGTTGATGCGGCAATATGTGGGGTGGCGATGACTTGCGGCATGTCAATCAGGTTGTAATTGTCTGCAGGTTCATGCTCGAAAACATCGAGCGCGGCGCCGGCAACATGGCCACTATCCAGTGCTTCTTTTAAAGCCGCTTCATTAACGATACCCCCGCGTGCGCAATTTAATATGAAAACACCGGGTTTTGTTTTGGCAAGGTTCTCTTTTCCGAGAAGGTCCTCTGTTTCTTTTGTAAGTGGCGTGTGGACGGTAATGATGTCGGCTGTCTGTAAAAGTTCTTCCAGCTTCAGGAGTTTAACGCCAATTTTTTGAGCGCGTTCCGCGGTTAGAAACGGATCGAAAACGGCGGTGTTCATTTGGAATGCGGCGGCGCGATTGGCAAGCTCTGTGCCAATGCGGCCCAACCCGATGATGCCCAAGGTTTTGCCGCGAAGCTCTGTCCCCTGGAAAGCTTTTCGATTCCATTCATGGTTTTTTAACGAGGAATAGGCTTGCGGGATATTCCGTACTAAAGCCATCATCATCGCGAAGGTATGTTCAGTCGTTGAGATTGTGTTCCCATCCGGCGCGTTAATGACAATGACGCCGTGTTTTGTGGCTGCATCAAGATCGATATTATCGATTCCGACCCCGGCCCTGGCCACGATTTTCAGTTCAGGCATTTGTTCAAGCAGGGAGGCATCTACTTGTGTGGCACTTCGTACGAGTAAAGCGGAAAAGCGGGATAAATCGTCGACCTCATTCGGTTTCCCTTGCACGACTTCAATGTTTTCGTTCTTTATCAATGGCAACAAACCGTCTTCATTCATCGTGTCGGCGACGAGTACAGCGTAGCTCGTCTCTACATCAGCTTTTACAATCAATTTCTACAACTCCTCTTTTTTAGCGCTTTGCCATATCAAAGCGTAGCGTATGTAAAAATCCCCCGGTTGCGGGGGGCGTCTTCCCATCAAGTCGTTGTTCTGTCTTTTTCAAACGCTAATGGGTTGCCGTGAAATGCTTCACTTGCGACTTTAATGGAATCCGATGGGCATTCCTCAAAGGCGTCTTGCAAATCTTCTTGGAGCGCGGCGGGAACTTTGCTCGTCCCCTGATTGCGATCAAGGATCCCCTCGGCCACCCCTTCTTCATCAAAATCAAACAAATCGGGAGCAGACACACTGCAGGTGCCACAAGCAATGCACGTATTTTTATCCACGATCGTATACATCTCCATGCCCTTGCCTCCGCTTAAGTTCAATAAATTTCTTTGTCTATCATTGTATGTCTTGATAGTGTTTTTTGCAACAAGAAGTTGCATCAACCGCGTGGCATAACGTGATAAATGGTACAACTTTGAATCTATGAAAAGATGGTCGTTTTCTGTTGTCAAAATTCGATTGTTCGGTTAATGTACAATTATAGGAAACCAGGAGTGAGCATTGCATGATGACAGAAGAGCAAAATCGAAACGAACATTATGCGAGTCAACACAGTGGGGAAGAATCACCTTCGCCTCTGCCTTCAAGATTAGATACACACGGCACGCGGAAGAAAAGCAAAAACAATGAGGATGAGACCGAATCAAACGAGGAAAATCATGCTGTGGCCAGGAAAGATTATCAAAAAAGCCCCTTGATTGCCCGGGTCCTCTTGTCCTTGTTCATCGTACTCGTTGCCGCCATTTTGTGGATGGCCTTTTTTTCCTAGAAGAGGTTCGTGCGACCCGTCAATGTTGGAGGCGTGTCCCACTGCCCGCCCCTACCCTCCAGAATGGCATGAATGCCGGCGGTGAAACGAGCATATATTTCTCCAATGGGGGTGTATGTATGGCTGCTGTTTACAAAGAAGCGTATATGACACCGATTGGAGAGCGTCTCATTCGAGAACTAATTGAAAGAAAAAAAGAAGAAAAAAAGAGAGAACGATCAGTCACCTTCGCTGCTTGGATCGCTACGGCAGCGTTTGCTCTTATGTTGTTGTTATTGTTTTCCATGGAGGAATCAAACGTAGGACCTGCAATCATGCCATTTTTTCGTTCCGATTATGGGCTAACGCTTGTGGCATTATGTACCGGAGCTTCGGCCTTTCTTATTATCGAAAAGAAAAAACGCGACAAAGCGGAGAAAGAATACACCGAACTAAGAAAGGAAGTTGTCGATCGTTACGAGGAGATTTGGAATACAGAGCAATTGCGGGCGTATAGCTATCCATTGTTCGAATGGTTGGAGCGGGAACATGATGTTAATTTATACCATCAATAAGGGCAACAAAAGCAGGAAAGAATGGATGAGAGCCATTTGTATGGAGCCATCCATTCTTTTTTTATACTATCCTCTCATTTACCGGCCCCAACGTTCCATCAAGGTTGGGTGGGAAGCTTCGTGTGTTAAAGGATCGGCAATCATGAGACCGATAAAACAGAGAATGACGCCGAGCGTCATAAAAATAAAGGGCAGCACGAGCTTTTTTTTCAAATAGAGTAAAAGCAGCAACAAAAAAAAGCCGGCTCCGAAACAGAAAGCACCTAAAATGAATACAATATAGTCCATATTACACCTCATTGACGCGATAATCATGTATACTATCATTATAAACAAAACGAAATGCGCTTGCCATTGAAATTCATGGCAATTTGTCGAAAACGGAGGTAGTTTGTAATGGTTGAACATCCGAAACGATTGGCCATTTTAACCGGTGCAGGTATGTCTACGGAAAGCGGCGTCCCCGATTTCCGCTCACAAACCGGATTGTGGGCGAACCATGACCCGATGCAGACGGCGACGGTCCAAGTCCTTGAAGATCAATATGATACCTTTCACGCTTTTTACGGCAACCGTCTGGAACGCCTACAGGCGATCGAGCCGCACAACGGGCACGCCATTATTACGGAATGGCAAAAGAAGGGAATTGTTTCCGTCATTGCTACTCAAAATGTCGATCAATTACATCAAGAGAGCGGGAGTGAAAACGTTGCGGAATTGCACGGGAATCTGAGAGAATATAAGTGTCACGACTGCCGCGAGGAAGTAAAACAGAAAGATTTTATTGCGAAAAAGCATTGCCATCGTTGCGGGGGCAAACTTCGTCCGAACATTGTATTATTCGGCGAGCAGTTACCGATGCAAACGTGGGAATATGCGGCCAAGTGCATAAGGGAATCAGACGTATTGGTCGTTATTGGGACAAGCTTACAAGTAGCCCCCGTCAACCAATTACCGGAACTGGCACCTAATGAGCGCATTTACATTAATGAAGAAATAGATACGCCCATTCCGTTCACGCGAACGATCCAAGCAAAAGCAGGAGAAGGGCTGCAACGCTTATCCAAAGAGTGGCATATATAAAGGAGGTCGGCTGAAATCGCTGCTTCTCCCCTCTGCCTGAAAACAGCGGGCTTTCCCTTACCTGCTATACATATGTAGTGCCCTTTTCTTTTGTCGAAAAGGGCAAGTAACTTGCGCTTTTAAAGAACGAGAATAAGACCTGTTGAATAACTTATAAAAAAGGCCGGATAAGGCTAGGTCCAAAAGGAGGGGCGGTTATGCGCCTGGAACGGATCGCCGCTAATAAAATTAAAGTGTTTCTAACCTTTGATGATTTAAAAGAACGCGGGTTAACGAAAGATGATTTATGGATGGATCGCCCTCGTGTCCATCAACTATTTCGTGATCTTGTAATGGAAGCGGACGCTTCACTTGGATTTAAAGCCGACGGAACACTGTCTGTCGAAGTGTTTGCCTTGCCTGCACAAGGCATGGTCATTCATATTTCCAAGACGGAAAATGAACATGAAGAGGACGACATGATTGAAATGGACATTACCATAGATGAACGGCAGGATTTATTTTACAAATTCCATGATTTCGAGGACATTTTGCAACTCGTTGCTTTATTAACGCGCATTGGAGTTAAAAACGGTTCGCTCATGTCCATGGATGGACAATATTATCTGTGCTTCCCGATGAGCACACGCCATTTTTTAGGGTATGACCGCCTGGTCGCTCTCATCTCCGAGTTTGGAGAAGCATGCCCGTATTCGCCCGCTGTCGTTAAAGAACACGGGTCCCTGCTTATAGAAAAAGAAGCGGTAGCTGTATTGGCGCGTGCGTTTGCGTTTGGCACCGGATCTGTGGAAAACGAAGCCGATTTTTAATATAGTTGAAATGGACGGATCTTTGCGAAAGTGATAGGAATTGGAATGGTGGATTCTTCACTCCCCACTCCAATGAGCCACACGGAGGTGACCCTGATGGGGGAGGAATCGGCCGACAAAGAAAATAATCATCATCGTTTAACAATGATGCAAGCGTTCATGGCATCAGCGTTGAAAAAATGGGGATATGCACCTCAAGTTTAT
The Salicibibacter kimchii DNA segment above includes these coding regions:
- a CDS encoding ABC transporter ATP-binding protein, whose product is MLKAKHMTGGYGPWAVVQDVSFGINEGEMLGIIGPNGSGKSTLLQLCAGALPLMGGEVWLRGHRLHTYKDKERARLLAVVTQQAYVYFSYTVREFVSLGRYPHTRRWLSVFNDTDEVAIAQAMAEMDVDLYRNQSLHTLSDGERQRVYLARALAQRPAVILLDEPTNHLDIAYQMKFMDALKKWSDTKGGAVGIVFHDLNLASLYCDRVLLLGEGELKAWGEPGEVLSAERIQVHYGAQVSNVKHPAMPKQQLLLSPGIPMGKQAGGNPQVWVEGIEAIIDLPTLFHVFSSQTLTPTWKKQIKVSLPSEGLDTKASGPFIMDRSFDWQPVAGMRLKKVEDINGEKIIVGVTLHANRNVDVLAILFSNLRDKALANLLMGLTKQLAVFLHSELELGALTIGSLPQGEAYKTEKAHQFISAELQKLLREVDSGK
- a CDS encoding ferredoxin — its product is MEMYTIVDKNTCIACGTCSVSAPDLFDFDEEGVAEGILDRNQGTSKVPAALQEDLQDAFEECPSDSIKVASEAFHGNPLAFEKDRTTT
- a CDS encoding genetic competence negative regulator, whose product is MRLERIAANKIKVFLTFDDLKERGLTKDDLWMDRPRVHQLFRDLVMEADASLGFKADGTLSVEVFALPAQGMVIHISKTENEHEEDDMIEMDITIDERQDLFYKFHDFEDILQLVALLTRIGVKNGSLMSMDGQYYLCFPMSTRHFLGYDRLVALISEFGEACPYSPAVVKEHGSLLIEKEAVAVLARAFAFGTGSVENEADF
- the serA gene encoding phosphoglycerate dehydrogenase, with the translated sequence MIVKADVETSYAVLVADTMNEDGLLPLIKNENIEVVQGKPNEVDDLSRFSALLVRSATQVDASLLEQMPELKIVARAGVGIDNIDLDAATKHGVIVINAPDGNTISTTEHTFAMMMALVRNIPQAYSSLKNHEWNRKAFQGTELRGKTLGIIGLGRIGTELANRAAAFQMNTAVFDPFLTAERAQKIGVKLLKLEELLQTADIITVHTPLTKETEDLLGKENLAKTKPGVFILNCARGGIVNEAALKEALDSGHVAGAALDVFEHEPADNYNLIDMPQVIATPHIAASTLEAQESVAVQVAEEVIQVLNGAPAPHSINLPAISEELYEKIRPYYELTSTMGYFVSQCVKSAVQHIDVSFSGAIAHEETTVLSRSFMAGFLSPRIAAPVNVVNAGVIAEERGITYSQAHTSESYGYANLVEAHISGDNGDFIVQGTYIDAYGPRIIKINEFNVDLIPTGHLIYIRHSDQPGVIGKMGQLLGRHDVNIAKMQVGRKEEGGEAIMMLAVDKEVSDSVINDLTAVEEIHAADAIEFHK
- a CDS encoding SIR2 family NAD-dependent protein deacylase codes for the protein MVEHPKRLAILTGAGMSTESGVPDFRSQTGLWANHDPMQTATVQVLEDQYDTFHAFYGNRLERLQAIEPHNGHAIITEWQKKGIVSVIATQNVDQLHQESGSENVAELHGNLREYKCHDCREEVKQKDFIAKKHCHRCGGKLRPNIVLFGEQLPMQTWEYAAKCIRESDVLVVIGTSLQVAPVNQLPELAPNERIYINEEIDTPIPFTRTIQAKAGEGLQRLSKEWHI
- a CDS encoding DUF2663 family protein, producing MAAVYKEAYMTPIGERLIRELIERKKEEKKRERSVTFAAWIATAAFALMLLLLFSMEESNVGPAIMPFFRSDYGLTLVALCTGASAFLIIEKKKRDKAEKEYTELRKEVVDRYEEIWNTEQLRAYSYPLFEWLEREHDVNLYHQ